The Lycium ferocissimum isolate CSIRO_LF1 chromosome 10, AGI_CSIRO_Lferr_CH_V1, whole genome shotgun sequence genome window below encodes:
- the LOC132032483 gene encoding protein TIC 62, chloroplastic isoform X2, which yields MASKISVSPFWNLPISTQKTQITPQFPLLQHFPSCRIFLSKLKANYSQRCIPVLSALTEESQTAPPSSSSINSLKTVLVVGGSGGVGQIVVASLLNRNVKLRLILRDPEKATTLFGEQDEEKLQVWQGDTRSPTGIDPSVFEGVTHVICCTGTTAFPSRRWDGDNTPERVDWDGVRNLVSALPKSLKRIVLVSSIGVTKFNEMPWSIMNLFGVLKYKKMGEDFVRNSGLPFTIIRPGRLTDGPYTSYDLNTLLQATAGERRAVLIGQG from the exons ATGGCTTCCAAAATCTCAGTTTCTCCTTTCTggaaccttccaatttccaccCAAAAAACTCAAATCACTCCTCAATTTCCTCTTTTACAGCACTTTCCTTCTTGTAGGATTTTCTTATCGAAGCTCAAAGCAAATTATTCTCAAAGATGTATACCAGTTTTATCTGCATTGACTGAAGAATCCCAAACTGCTCCTCCTTCATCGTCGTCGATTAATTCTTTGAAAACAGTTCTTGTTGTTGGTGGCTCCGGTGGTGTTG GACAAATAGTTGTAGCATCATTGCTCAATCGGAATGTCAAACTGCGTCTCATTCTTCGAGACCCTGAGAAAGCAACTACTCTATTTGGTGAGCAGGATGAGGAAAAGCTGCAG GTATGGCAAGGTGACACTCGAAGTCCTACGGGTATAGATCCATCTGTATTTGAG GGTGTAACTCATGTTATTTGCTGCACTGGGACCACTGCTTTTCCATCTAGGCGGTGGGATGGAGATAACACTCCAGAAAGAGTAG ATTGGGATGGTGTGAGAAACCTTGTGTCAGCATTGCCGAAGTCGCTAAAACGaattgttcttgtttcatcaattgGTGTCACAAAGTTCAATGAGATGCCTTGGAG CATCATGAACCTTTTTGGTGTTCTCAAGTATAAGAAGATGGGGGAGGATTTTGTTCGCAATTCTGGTCTTCCATTCACCATTATCAG ACCTGGTAGATTAACAGACGGACCATACACATCATATGATTTGAACACACTGTTACAAGCTACAGCTGGCGAACGGCGTGCAGTTTTAATAGGTCAAG GGTGA
- the LOC132035106 gene encoding uncharacterized protein LOC132035106: MASDLQKSFVEEHAGAEITYGAEECHRRIIELLQDVGFPQGVLPLKDLEEFGYVRKTGFAWMKQKAPYEHYFSSIKILVRYETEVTACGEKGRMKKISGVKGKQLILWVPAAEMSIGSDRSKLHFKTPLGIGKSYPITAFMTDEEKEKANQ, encoded by the exons ATGGCTAGTGATCTGCAAAAATCATTCGTAGAAGAACATGCAGGAGCAGAAATTACATATGGAGCTGAAGAATGCCACCGCCGTATTATAGAGCTCTTGCAAGACGTCGGATTTCCCCAAGGGGTGCTTCCTCTTAAAGACCTTGAAGAATTTGGCTATGTGCGCAAAACTGGATTTGCATGGATGAAACAAAAGGCTCCGTACGAgcattatttttcttcaattaaaatCCTCGTACGTTATGAGACTGAGGTCACTGCATGCGGGGAGAAAG GTaggatgaaaaaaataagtggtGTTAAGGGTAAGCAGCTGATTCTTTGGGTGCCTGCAGCTGAGATGAGCATTGGTTCTGATCGAAGCAAATTACATTTTAAGACTCCTTTGGGAATTGGAAAGTCTTATCCCATTACTGCTTTTATGACTGATGAGGAAAAGGAGAAAGCCAATCAATGA
- the LOC132032483 gene encoding protein TIC 62, chloroplastic isoform X1 has translation MASKISVSPFWNLPISTQKTQITPQFPLLQHFPSCRIFLSKLKANYSQRCIPVLSALTEESQTAPPSSSSINSLKTVLVVGGSGGVGQIVVASLLNRNVKLRLILRDPEKATTLFGEQDEEKLQVWQGDTRSPTGIDPSVFEGVTHVICCTGTTAFPSRRWDGDNTPERVDWDGVRNLVSALPKSLKRIVLVSSIGVTKFNEMPWSIMNLFGVLKYKKMGEDFVRNSGLPFTIIRPGRLTDGPYTSYDLNTLLQATAGERRAVLIGQGDKLVGEVSRLVVAEACIQALDIDFTEGQTYEINSIPGDGPGTDTLKWQELFKASHNN, from the exons ATGGCTTCCAAAATCTCAGTTTCTCCTTTCTggaaccttccaatttccaccCAAAAAACTCAAATCACTCCTCAATTTCCTCTTTTACAGCACTTTCCTTCTTGTAGGATTTTCTTATCGAAGCTCAAAGCAAATTATTCTCAAAGATGTATACCAGTTTTATCTGCATTGACTGAAGAATCCCAAACTGCTCCTCCTTCATCGTCGTCGATTAATTCTTTGAAAACAGTTCTTGTTGTTGGTGGCTCCGGTGGTGTTG GACAAATAGTTGTAGCATCATTGCTCAATCGGAATGTCAAACTGCGTCTCATTCTTCGAGACCCTGAGAAAGCAACTACTCTATTTGGTGAGCAGGATGAGGAAAAGCTGCAG GTATGGCAAGGTGACACTCGAAGTCCTACGGGTATAGATCCATCTGTATTTGAG GGTGTAACTCATGTTATTTGCTGCACTGGGACCACTGCTTTTCCATCTAGGCGGTGGGATGGAGATAACACTCCAGAAAGAGTAG ATTGGGATGGTGTGAGAAACCTTGTGTCAGCATTGCCGAAGTCGCTAAAACGaattgttcttgtttcatcaattgGTGTCACAAAGTTCAATGAGATGCCTTGGAG CATCATGAACCTTTTTGGTGTTCTCAAGTATAAGAAGATGGGGGAGGATTTTGTTCGCAATTCTGGTCTTCCATTCACCATTATCAG ACCTGGTAGATTAACAGACGGACCATACACATCATATGATTTGAACACACTGTTACAAGCTACAGCTGGCGAACGGCGTGCAGTTTTAATAGGTCAAG GGGATAAACTTGTTGGAGAAGTTAGTAGGCTTGTAGTTGCAGAAGCTTGCATACAGGCGCTGGACATAGACTTCACAGAAGGGCAAACTTATGAAATAAACTCTATTCCA GGTGATGGACCAGGAACAGATACACTGAAGTGGCAGGAGTTATTCAAAGCTTCTCACAACAATTAA
- the LOC132032481 gene encoding scarecrow-like protein 3 has product MLQDDGSSSVTSSSPLQNFSMMSSLSPSFGSPYQCLKELKSEERGLYLIHLLLACANHVAGGNLENANIALDQISHLACPNGDTMQRIASYFAEALADRILRSWPGIYKALNSTKLSVVSEDFLVKKMFFEYFPFLKVASVITNQAIIEAMEGEKMVHIVDLNACEPLQWRALLQDLSARPEGPPHLRITGVHQQKEVLEQIAHVLTEEAEKLDIPFQFHQVVSKLENLDVEKLRVKTGEALAISSVMQLHTLLVHDDEQQKKSPVAFKHLNGLHLQRALLNQNTLGDLLEKDTTNESASSSPLSSTASAKMDGFLHSLWGLSPKVMVVTEQDSNHNGTTLMERLSESLYFYAALFDCLEFTLQRTSLERLKVEKMLFGEEIKNIVGCEGVERKERHEKLDKWFQRFDGAGFGNVPLSYYAMLQARRLLQSYSCDGYKIKEENGSVVICWQDRALFSVSAWRCRR; this is encoded by the coding sequence ATGTTACAAGATGATGGTTCATCATCAGTGACATCATCATCACCACTTCAAAACTTTTCCATGATGTCATCACTTTCACCTAGTTTTGGTTCACCATACCAATGTCTCAAAGAATTGAAGTCTGAGGAAAGAGGTTTATATCTAATTCACCTTTTGCTTGCTTGTGCTAACCATGTTGCTGGTGGTAACCTTGAAAATGCTAACATAGCACTTGACCAAATTTCCCACCTTGCATGTCCTAATGGAGATACAATGCAGCGAATCGCCTCGTATTTCGCTGAGGCACTTGCTGATAGGATTTTGAGGTCTTGGCCTGGTATTTATAAGGCCTTGAATTCGACTAAGTTATCGGTTGTATCGGAGGATTTTTTGGTCAAGAAGATGTTTTTCGAGTACTTTCCGTTCTTGAAAGTGGCTTCCGTGATCACTAATCAAGCGATCATCGAAGCTATGGAAGGAGAAAAAATGGTTCATATAGTCGATCTCAACGCTTGTGAGCCCCTTCAGTGGCGCGCGCTGCTTCAGGATTTGAGCGCGCGCCCTGAAGGACCGCCTCATTTGAGGATTACAGGGGTCCATCAGCAAAAGGAAGTGTTAGAGCAAATAGCACATGTTCTAACAGAAGAAGCGGAAAAGCTTGATATCCCTTTTCAGTTCCATCAGGTAGTTAGCAAATTGGAGAATTTGGATGTGGAGAAACTACGAGTGAAAACCGGGGAGGCTTTAGCTATTAGTTCAGTTATGCAATTGCACACTCTTTTAGTTCATGATGATGAGCAACAAAAGAAGTCCCCTGTGGCTTTTAAGCATTTGAATGGCCTTCACTTACAAAGGGCATTATTAAACCAAAATACTTTAGGGGACTTGCTCGAAAAAGATACAACTAATGAATCGGCATCTTCATCTCCGCTATCTTCGACTGCATCAGCAAAGATGGATGGATTCCTCCATTCATTGTGGGGTTTGTCTCCAAAGGTCATGGTGGTCACAGAACAAGACTCGAACCATAACGGAACGACCCTTATGGAAAGGCTATCGGAGTCGTTGTACTTTTATGCTGCATTATTCGATTGTCTTGAATTCACACTACAGAGAACGTCGTTAGAGAGGTTAAAGGTCGAGAAAATGCTATTCGGCGAGGAGATTAAGAACATTGTAGGATGTGAGGGAGTCGAACGGAAGGAGAGGCACGAAAAACTGGATAAATGGTTTCAAAGATTTGATGGAGCCGGTTTTGGGAACGTGCCTTTGAGTTATTACGCCATGTTGCAAGCTAGGAGATTGTTGCAGAGTTACAGTTGTGATGGATacaagattaaagaagagaacGGTAGTGTGGTGATTTGCTGGCAAGATCGCGCGCTTTTCTCAGTGTCAGCATGGAGATGTAGGAGGTGA